From the genome of Muricauda sp. SCSIO 64092, one region includes:
- a CDS encoding PhzF family phenazine biosynthesis protein: MRLNLYQIDAFTDRIFGGNPAAVCILDKWLDSALMQQIAQENNLAETAFVVQNNARFEIRWFTPETEVALCGHATLAAAYAIFNYYGYSEDTIRFYSQKSGDLFVDKGNNGFITLDFPSDDNVMIRGNDAIEKALGWSPIKTIKGKTDYLLIYNSQAEIEALMPNFHLLDQCDCRGVIVSAPGDKVDFVSRFFAPKCGIPEDPVTGSAHTTMAPYWAKVLGKTKMTAQQLSKRGGKLWIEYLGDRVKISGKAVPYLIGEIEI, from the coding sequence ATGCGATTGAACCTATACCAAATTGATGCTTTTACAGACCGTATTTTTGGGGGCAATCCTGCTGCAGTCTGCATTCTGGATAAATGGCTGGATAGTGCTTTGATGCAGCAAATTGCCCAGGAAAACAACCTGGCGGAAACTGCCTTTGTGGTTCAGAACAATGCCCGTTTTGAAATTCGATGGTTTACCCCGGAAACGGAGGTGGCCCTTTGTGGCCATGCCACCCTGGCCGCTGCCTATGCCATTTTTAATTACTACGGATACAGTGAGGATACCATTCGGTTTTATTCACAAAAAAGCGGCGACCTTTTTGTGGATAAGGGCAACAATGGATTTATTACCCTGGATTTTCCTTCAGATGACAATGTAATGATCCGCGGTAACGATGCCATAGAAAAGGCGTTGGGTTGGAGCCCTATAAAAACCATTAAAGGAAAAACGGACTACCTTCTGATTTACAATTCGCAAGCGGAAATCGAGGCCCTTATGCCCAATTTTCATCTATTGGACCAATGTGATTGTCGTGGGGTCATTGTTTCGGCCCCTGGGGATAAGGTGGATTTTGTGTCACGCTTTTTCGCTCCAAAATGTGGTATTCCCGAAGATCCGGTGACCGGATCGGCGCATACCACCATGGCCCCATATTGGGCAAAGGTTTTGGGAAAGACAAAAATGACCGCCCAACAGTTATCAAAGCGCGGAGGAAAACTTTGGATAGAATATCTGGGTGACCGCGTTAAGATTTCAGGGAAGGCAGTTCCCTATTTAATTGGTGAAATTGAGATCTGA
- a CDS encoding GNAT family N-acetyltransferase, whose translation MEIAFENYSIAPIQPKDAWRLCDFVVSNEAYLKTYFPETLKENLTPTLAELFVAKKVKQFDKKQEYLFVTKENTNRTIIGLVYIKSLHKEKGQGELAYCMGYQYSGKGLMSKIVQELIQWSFATAGLLKLQIIVHKSNGPSIKIAEKHDFQYMGILANEHQMPNGDLVDMLLYELNKSDFLKSQ comes from the coding sequence ATGGAAATTGCCTTTGAGAACTATAGCATAGCCCCCATCCAACCAAAGGATGCTTGGCGGTTGTGTGATTTCGTAGTTTCCAACGAAGCCTATTTAAAGACCTATTTCCCAGAAACCCTAAAAGAAAACCTAACCCCTACGCTGGCCGAGTTATTCGTTGCCAAAAAGGTGAAACAATTCGACAAAAAGCAGGAGTACCTGTTTGTAACAAAGGAAAATACCAATCGCACTATTATTGGGTTGGTTTATATTAAATCGCTTCATAAGGAAAAAGGCCAGGGGGAGTTGGCCTACTGTATGGGATATCAATATTCGGGCAAGGGGCTGATGTCCAAAATTGTACAAGAACTGATCCAATGGTCATTTGCTACTGCCGGGCTTTTAAAGCTTCAGATTATCGTCCACAAAAGCAACGGTCCCAGTATCAAAATAGCGGAGAAACATGATTTCCAGTACATGGGGATTTTGGCAAATGAACATCAAATGCCCAATGGCGATTTGGTCGATATGTTATTGTATGAATTGAACAAGAGCGATTTTTTAAAATCCCAATGA
- the hemE gene encoding uroporphyrinogen decarboxylase, with protein MIKNDLFLRALKGEPVNRPPVWMMRQAGRYLPEFMAIREKYDFFTRCQTPELASEITVQPIRRYGMDAAILFSDILVIPQAMNIAVEMKPNFGPYLPNPIRTAKDLEKVIVPDIQDTLGYVMEAITMTKEKLDDAIPLIGFAGSPWTILCYCVQGQGSKSFDLAKGLCFTDPKTAHGLLQRITDTTIAYLKEKVKAGCNAVQVFDSWGGMLSPEDYNEFSFQYIQQIVDALKDFAPVIVFGKGCWFALRDMANSGAAALGVDWTCSPKNARYLSGGNITLQGNFDPARLLSPPSEIKKRVHQMIRDFGKDRYIVNLGHGILPNVPLENAAAFIEAVKEYKG; from the coding sequence ATGATCAAAAATGACTTGTTCCTACGGGCATTAAAGGGAGAGCCCGTAAATCGTCCTCCCGTTTGGATGATGCGCCAGGCCGGGCGTTACCTGCCGGAATTTATGGCCATACGGGAGAAATATGATTTTTTCACCCGTTGCCAAACCCCCGAACTGGCATCAGAAATCACGGTGCAGCCCATTCGGCGGTATGGGATGGATGCTGCCATTCTATTCAGTGATATCCTGGTCATTCCCCAAGCCATGAACATTGCGGTTGAAATGAAGCCTAATTTTGGCCCCTACCTTCCCAATCCCATCCGGACCGCAAAAGATTTGGAAAAGGTCATCGTTCCGGACATTCAGGATACCCTGGGCTACGTCATGGAAGCCATAACCATGACCAAGGAAAAACTGGACGATGCCATTCCGTTGATCGGTTTTGCCGGTTCCCCTTGGACCATACTTTGTTACTGTGTGCAGGGCCAGGGAAGCAAAAGCTTTGATTTGGCCAAGGGATTGTGCTTTACGGACCCAAAAACGGCCCATGGCCTATTACAGCGAATCACCGATACCACTATTGCCTATTTAAAGGAAAAAGTAAAAGCAGGATGCAATGCCGTTCAAGTATTTGATTCGTGGGGTGGAATGTTGTCACCAGAGGACTACAATGAGTTCTCTTTCCAGTACATCCAACAAATTGTTGATGCTTTAAAGGACTTCGCACCCGTTATTGTTTTTGGAAAGGGCTGTTGGTTCGCCTTGAGGGATATGGCCAATTCGGGAGCGGCTGCACTTGGCGTGGATTGGACCTGTTCTCCAAAAAATGCCCGGTATCTTTCCGGGGGGAACATCACACTCCAAGGTAATTTTGATCCTGCGCGATTGCTTTCGCCCCCTTCGGAAATCAAAAAAAGGGTCCATCAAATGATCCGTGATTTTGGTAAGGATCGATACATTGTAAACCTAGGACATGGTATTCTCCCGAATGTCCCATTGGAAAATGCAGCTGCGTTCATAGAAGCGGTAAAGGAATACAAAGGGTAG
- a CDS encoding ThuA domain-containing protein: MKQIAMLFLGSFLSLSFFVQGQMSADPTFADAPIPELVLTFTKTEGYRHQSIEKGVKTLRAIGRENGFIVLQSETSKDFNPDHLKNYKLVVFLNTTMDILNAEEQRAFEGFIRNGGSFLGIHAATDTEYDWPWYGKLVGAYFDGHPNDPNVRKATIDVVDKEHPATAHLPDSWARYDEWYNFKNLNPDVTVVMRLDESSYEGGTNGDNHPIAWYHEFDGGRAFYTGGGHTEESFDEPMFRQHLLGAIEWCLRRK; encoded by the coding sequence ATGAAACAGATTGCCATGCTTTTTCTAGGGAGTTTTCTATCCCTTTCTTTTTTTGTCCAAGGTCAAATGTCCGCCGACCCCACCTTTGCGGATGCGCCTATACCCGAACTGGTGCTGACATTTACAAAGACGGAAGGATATCGTCACCAAAGTATTGAAAAAGGGGTGAAGACACTTCGGGCGATAGGCAGGGAAAATGGATTTATTGTTCTACAGAGTGAAACGTCCAAGGATTTTAATCCCGATCATTTAAAGAACTACAAACTGGTTGTTTTTCTTAATACCACTATGGATATTTTAAATGCGGAAGAACAAAGAGCCTTTGAGGGTTTTATCAGGAACGGCGGTAGCTTTTTGGGAATCCATGCAGCTACCGACACGGAATACGATTGGCCCTGGTACGGGAAATTGGTAGGGGCCTACTTTGATGGTCACCCCAACGACCCCAATGTGAGAAAGGCGACCATTGATGTAGTGGACAAGGAACATCCTGCCACGGCACACCTTCCGGACAGCTGGGCAAGATATGACGAATGGTATAATTTCAAAAACCTGAATCCGGATGTTACGGTAGTGATGCGTTTGGATGAATCCTCATATGAAGGAGGGACCAATGGCGACAACCATCCCATTGCCTGGTATCACGAGTTTGATGGTGGCCGTGCCTTTTATACCGGGGGCGGGCATACGGAGGAATCGTTTGATGAACCTATGTTCCGGCAACATTTATTGGGGGCCATTGAATGGTGTTTGAGGCGAAAATAA
- the hemC gene encoding hydroxymethylbilane synthase encodes MKAPLRIGTRDSELALWQAQKVQEQLERLGVDTILCPVKSTGDLVLDKPLYELGITGIFTKTLDVALIKEEIDIAVHSMKDVPTQLPKGIVQTAVLERASTMDILVHKGVDFLDGSGTIATGSLRRKAQWLYQYPNHKVVDLRGNVNTRLIKLIENDWNGAIFAKAGLERIKLLPKDAIELDWMVPAPAQGAMVILALEKNQVAVGSSSQLNHSESAITTQIEREFLRTLEGGCTAPIGALAEVKDQKVHFKGCLHALDGSTQVAIEKERPLNKVQDFGKSCAYEILENGGDVLMKAIKNEISIGL; translated from the coding sequence ATGAAGGCGCCGCTTCGGATAGGGACCAGGGATAGCGAACTTGCGCTATGGCAAGCACAAAAAGTACAGGAACAACTTGAAAGATTGGGGGTGGATACCATACTCTGCCCCGTGAAATCCACCGGCGATCTGGTTCTGGACAAACCGCTTTATGAGCTGGGCATCACCGGGATATTTACCAAAACATTGGATGTTGCCCTCATTAAGGAAGAAATAGATATTGCGGTACATTCCATGAAGGATGTTCCCACACAGTTACCGAAGGGCATTGTACAGACCGCTGTTTTGGAACGGGCTTCGACCATGGATATTTTGGTTCATAAAGGAGTCGATTTTCTGGATGGAAGTGGAACCATTGCCACGGGGAGTTTAAGACGAAAGGCACAATGGCTGTATCAATATCCCAACCACAAGGTAGTTGACCTACGCGGTAATGTAAATACCCGTTTGATCAAATTGATTGAAAATGATTGGAACGGGGCCATTTTTGCCAAAGCCGGACTGGAACGCATTAAACTATTGCCCAAAGATGCCATTGAATTGGATTGGATGGTACCCGCCCCGGCACAGGGGGCCATGGTAATTCTGGCCTTGGAAAAAAATCAGGTGGCCGTTGGGAGTTCATCACAGTTGAACCATAGCGAAAGTGCCATTACCACCCAAATTGAGCGGGAATTTTTGCGCACTTTGGAAGGGGGATGCACCGCACCAATCGGTGCTTTGGCGGAGGTCAAAGATCAAAAGGTCCATTTTAAGGGCTGTCTGCACGCCCTGGACGGTAGTACCCAGGTGGCCATTGAAAAGGAACGCCCATTGAACAAAGTCCAGGACTTTGGAAAGAGTTGTGCCTATGAAATATTGGAGAACGGCGGCGATGTTTTAATGAAAGCAATAAAGAATGAAATCAGTATTGGTCTCTAA
- a CDS encoding DUF6973 domain-containing protein, giving the protein MFKTISRVKWRSFWRLLGLCITHPFFLWPTYKATKQCMQLATAHFGKKHYQNGQANAFRHALWNILIAKKCFVSSKGPARSVRWAKKITDWHEEAFFGEEMPMQMDFHNNAVGRNLFEANFGWSPQEFVDHLLVLTQAAVKMNKQTDLNQLKNQLVYITDDH; this is encoded by the coding sequence GTGTTCAAAACCATATCACGGGTAAAATGGCGCAGCTTCTGGCGATTGCTGGGACTATGCATCACCCATCCTTTTTTCCTTTGGCCCACCTACAAAGCGACCAAACAGTGCATGCAATTGGCCACGGCCCATTTTGGAAAAAAGCATTATCAAAATGGACAAGCCAATGCTTTTAGACACGCACTTTGGAATATATTGATTGCAAAAAAGTGCTTTGTAAGCAGTAAGGGCCCCGCTAGGTCCGTCCGATGGGCAAAAAAAATTACGGATTGGCATGAAGAGGCCTTTTTTGGAGAGGAAATGCCCATGCAGATGGACTTTCATAACAATGCAGTAGGACGAAACCTATTTGAGGCCAACTTTGGATGGTCCCCACAGGAATTCGTGGATCACTTGTTGGTACTGACCCAAGCAGCCGTTAAAATGAACAAGCAGACCGATTTAAATCAATTAAAAAATCAATTGGTATACATAACAGATGACCATTAA
- a CDS encoding uroporphyrinogen-III synthase, which translates to MKSVLVSKLLTPAQKGLLINAGVGMVEWDAIKKQPIEFELPQEPFDSLIFTSSFAIQHFFSVCPPSGFATKKVFCVGSKSASLLKKYGLQVLEVAKNAEDLGQIIGSHHKEGSFLFCMGNLRRQELPHLLKENNIRYKELIVYRTSLHPKSFDQEFDGILFFSPSAVESYMAKNTMGTSTVFCIGSTTAGEAQKHTQNIIISNKPTVENVIVQVVKYVKDNHSFKPSKDYEIPPY; encoded by the coding sequence ATGAAATCAGTATTGGTCTCTAAACTATTGACCCCGGCCCAAAAAGGGCTATTGATCAATGCTGGGGTCGGTATGGTGGAATGGGACGCCATTAAAAAGCAGCCCATCGAATTTGAACTTCCCCAGGAACCTTTTGATTCCCTCATCTTTACCAGTAGTTTTGCCATCCAACATTTTTTTTCCGTATGCCCTCCTAGTGGTTTTGCCACGAAAAAGGTGTTTTGTGTGGGTTCAAAATCAGCATCCTTGCTAAAGAAATATGGCCTACAGGTGTTGGAGGTGGCCAAAAATGCGGAAGATTTGGGGCAAATCATTGGAAGCCACCATAAAGAGGGTTCTTTTTTGTTTTGTATGGGAAATCTTAGACGGCAGGAACTACCCCATTTATTGAAAGAAAATAACATTCGGTATAAAGAACTTATCGTGTACCGCACCTCCTTACATCCAAAATCCTTTGATCAGGAATTTGACGGCATCCTGTTTTTTAGCCCCAGCGCCGTAGAAAGTTATATGGCAAAAAACACCATGGGAACCAGCACGGTTTTTTGCATTGGTTCCACTACGGCAGGAGAAGCCCAAAAGCATACCCAAAACATCATCATTTCCAACAAACCAACCGTAGAAAATGTGATTGTCCAGGTTGTGAAGTACGTTAAGGACAACCATAGCTTCAAACCATCAAAAGATTACGAAATTCCACCATATTAA
- a CDS encoding AraC family transcriptional regulator, which translates to MQKNIANGSYERIFVRDDIYVLKIQNDTNGLQEIKHEIDRTYIQFHFSLKGNAKFLFNEMAYHLEVSEENSLLLYNTQKDLPLHLVVDPDTWIVSVIMSIQKFHSLFSEDAGHIPFLSDSFGEKKYYAQEVLTPGMAVVLSQLVSYNLHPSIKTLYLKGKIYELISLYFNKSQDADVEQCPFLADEANVRKIKRAKEIIMERMSEPPTLHELSEEVGLSLKRLKEGFKQIYGDTVYGYLLDHKMDLARKMLESGKFNVNEVGLKVGYSTASHFIAAFKKKYGTTPKKYVTSVI; encoded by the coding sequence ATGCAGAAAAATATCGCAAACGGTTCTTATGAGCGGATTTTTGTACGGGATGACATCTATGTGCTTAAAATCCAGAACGATACGAATGGATTGCAAGAAATAAAGCATGAAATAGACCGTACCTATATTCAGTTTCATTTTTCCCTAAAGGGGAACGCCAAATTTCTGTTCAATGAAATGGCCTATCATTTGGAAGTGTCCGAAGAAAATTCCCTTTTGCTGTACAATACCCAAAAAGATCTGCCCCTGCATTTGGTGGTGGATCCGGATACCTGGATTGTTTCGGTAATCATGTCCATTCAAAAATTTCACTCCCTGTTTTCGGAAGATGCCGGACATATTCCTTTTTTGAGCGATTCCTTTGGGGAGAAGAAATACTACGCCCAGGAAGTATTGACCCCCGGAATGGCAGTGGTATTGAGCCAACTGGTTTCGTATAACCTTCACCCTTCCATTAAAACCCTGTACTTAAAAGGTAAGATTTACGAGCTTATCTCTTTGTACTTCAACAAAAGTCAGGATGCCGATGTGGAGCAATGCCCTTTTTTGGCCGATGAGGCCAATGTCCGCAAAATAAAACGGGCCAAGGAGATCATTATGGAACGAATGTCCGAACCACCTACCCTGCATGAACTCTCCGAAGAAGTTGGGTTAAGCCTTAAGCGGTTAAAGGAGGGTTTTAAACAAATCTATGGGGATACGGTTTATGGTTACCTCTTGGACCATAAAATGGATTTGGCCCGAAAAATGTTGGAAAGTGGGAAGTTTAATGTGAATGAAGTAGGCCTAAAAGTAGGGTATAGCACTGCGAGTCATTTTATTGCCGCTTTCAAGAAGAAATATGGGACCACACCCAAAAAATATGTAACTTCTGTCATATAA
- the hemF gene encoding oxygen-dependent coproporphyrinogen oxidase: MKDNFYSYIQGLQDAITTKLEAVDGKAKFQEDLWKRPEGGGGRTRVIENGNIFEKGGVNISAVHGALPQSMQAYFGVKDADFFACGLSLVLHPKNPFVPTVHANWRYFEMYDKVGAIVDQWFGGGQDLTPYYLFEEDAEHFHTVCKKACDTHGTDFYAQYKKRCDDYFWNTHRNEARGVGGLFFDYLKADQSKDMNAWYSFVTEVGNSFLDAYIPIVLKRKNLEYDQQHRDWQEIRRGRYVEFNLVHDKGTLFGLRTNGRIESILMSLPPHVQWRYDHQPETGSEEAKLLEVLKNPKEWT; the protein is encoded by the coding sequence ATTAAAGACAACTTTTACAGCTACATACAAGGGCTGCAGGATGCCATTACCACCAAATTGGAGGCGGTAGATGGCAAGGCAAAATTTCAAGAAGATCTGTGGAAACGCCCCGAAGGCGGTGGTGGTAGGACCCGGGTCATTGAAAATGGCAACATTTTTGAAAAAGGGGGTGTCAACATTTCGGCCGTGCATGGAGCACTGCCACAAAGTATGCAGGCCTATTTTGGGGTAAAGGATGCCGATTTCTTTGCCTGCGGCTTAAGTTTGGTCCTTCACCCAAAAAATCCCTTTGTCCCAACCGTTCATGCCAACTGGCGCTACTTTGAAATGTACGACAAGGTTGGTGCAATTGTAGATCAGTGGTTTGGGGGTGGTCAGGACTTAACGCCCTATTACCTTTTTGAGGAAGATGCCGAGCATTTTCATACAGTCTGCAAAAAAGCCTGCGATACCCACGGAACGGATTTCTACGCCCAATACAAAAAGCGCTGTGATGATTATTTCTGGAACACCCATCGGAACGAGGCCAGAGGCGTGGGCGGACTGTTCTTTGATTACCTGAAAGCGGATCAAAGTAAGGACATGAACGCCTGGTACAGTTTTGTGACGGAAGTGGGAAACAGCTTTCTAGATGCTTATATACCTATCGTTTTAAAACGTAAAAACCTGGAATACGACCAACAACATCGTGATTGGCAGGAAATTAGGAGGGGACGCTATGTCGAGTTCAATTTAGTACATGATAAGGGAACGCTTTTCGGTCTTCGTACCAATGGCCGTATTGAAAGTATTTTAATGAGCCTTCCACCCCATGTACAATGGCGCTATGACCATCAACCCGAAACCGGTAGTGAGGAAGCCAAATTGCTTGAGGTTTTAAAAAACCCAAAGGAATGGACATGA
- the hemA gene encoding glutamyl-tRNA reductase, translating to MKNYHLSRHPSFYAVGLSYKKADAALRGKFSLDIPKIDALILDAKSQGIDGMLVISTCNRTELFGFAQHPYQLIKLLCHHTEGTVEEFQDVAYVHKNHDAISHLFKVGTGLDSQILGDFEIISQIKQSFYRSKKNEMTNPFLERLCNSVLQASKRIKNETELSSGATSVAFASVKYILDKIPNVKDKNILLFGTGKIGRNTCENLIKHTGNNHITLINRTKEKAEAFGTKFQLSVKDFGELQTEIRKCDVLVVATGGQLPTVSKAIVHNKKPLWILDLSIPKNVADDVMELDNVTLVHLDQLSQVTDETLERRKKFVPHAERINYEVKKEFVQWLETRKFAPVIKALKEKLKTLKEEELDFHAKKVQDFDSEQADLVSDRIIQKITKQFANHLKRSEVDTEESLQLIQQVFQLEINPE from the coding sequence ATGAAGAATTACCATCTATCCAGGCATCCTTCTTTTTACGCAGTAGGCCTTAGCTATAAAAAGGCAGATGCAGCACTAAGGGGGAAATTCAGTTTGGATATCCCAAAAATAGATGCCCTTATCCTCGATGCCAAATCCCAGGGCATAGATGGTATGCTGGTCATATCCACGTGCAATAGGACCGAACTTTTTGGTTTTGCCCAACATCCCTATCAATTGATCAAGTTGCTGTGCCACCATACCGAAGGAACGGTAGAGGAATTCCAGGATGTTGCCTACGTCCACAAGAACCATGACGCCATATCCCATCTTTTTAAGGTGGGGACCGGTCTGGACAGTCAAATATTAGGTGATTTTGAAATCATCAGTCAGATCAAACAGAGTTTTTATCGGTCCAAAAAGAACGAAATGACCAATCCGTTTCTGGAACGTCTTTGCAATTCGGTGCTACAGGCCAGTAAGCGTATCAAGAACGAGACTGAACTATCCTCTGGCGCCACTTCCGTGGCCTTTGCTTCCGTCAAATACATTTTGGATAAAATCCCAAATGTAAAGGACAAGAACATTTTGCTTTTTGGGACGGGAAAAATTGGACGCAACACCTGCGAAAACCTGATCAAACATACCGGGAACAACCATATTACCCTCATCAATAGAACCAAGGAAAAAGCGGAAGCTTTTGGCACTAAATTCCAGCTCAGCGTAAAGGACTTTGGGGAACTCCAGACCGAAATCCGCAAATGTGATGTCCTTGTCGTGGCCACGGGCGGTCAACTGCCAACGGTCTCCAAAGCCATTGTACACAACAAGAAGCCCTTATGGATCTTGGACCTTTCCATTCCAAAAAATGTGGCCGATGACGTCATGGAACTGGACAATGTGACCTTGGTCCATTTGGACCAACTCTCCCAGGTAACGGACGAAACCCTGGAGCGCCGAAAAAAGTTTGTCCCCCACGCGGAACGCATCAATTATGAAGTGAAGAAAGAATTTGTCCAATGGTTGGAAACCCGAAAATTTGCCCCGGTAATCAAAGCATTAAAAGAGAAGCTGAAAACCCTAAAGGAGGAAGAACTGGATTTCCACGCCAAAAAAGTACAGGATTTTGATTCTGAACAGGCCGATTTGGTTTCCGATCGGATCATCCAAAAAATCACCAAGCAATTTGCCAATCATTTGAAAAGATCTGAAGTGGACACTGAGGAAAGCCTGCAGTTGATCCAACAGGTTTTTCAACTTGAAATCAATCCGGAATGA
- a CDS encoding polysaccharide deacetylase family protein gives MNQKLLMIHADDAGLSHSQNRATIACLKEGMVNSYSIMVPCPGFDEIAAFAKANPNYDYGIHLTLTCEWHNCRFGPVSPLTTVQSLVDGHGHFHKTRQELKEYGKAAEVYTELKAQIERALDFGLRPSHLDSHMYSIGASPQLFAIYKKLGREYQLPVLLNKKLIQMAGLKPNQCLNDTDFCIDHVYLATFDDFKKGHLKPRYLEIVDQLTPGLNVVLIHPAFDDDEMKALTVDHPNFGSEWRQMDYDSFVDGETRSKLLENKVKLVSWTEITRQFTT, from the coding sequence ATGAACCAAAAATTACTAATGATCCATGCGGATGATGCGGGGCTGTCACATTCCCAAAACCGGGCCACTATAGCTTGCCTAAAAGAAGGCATGGTCAACTCCTACAGTATTATGGTCCCTTGTCCGGGTTTCGATGAAATTGCGGCTTTCGCCAAAGCCAACCCCAACTATGATTATGGAATACACTTAACGCTCACCTGTGAATGGCACAATTGCAGGTTCGGTCCGGTATCTCCATTGACCACGGTTCAAAGCTTGGTTGACGGTCATGGGCACTTCCATAAAACAAGGCAGGAACTAAAGGAATATGGTAAGGCAGCGGAAGTATACACGGAGCTCAAGGCCCAAATAGAGCGTGCCCTTGATTTTGGTTTGCGCCCAAGTCATTTGGATTCCCATATGTACAGTATTGGCGCATCCCCCCAACTCTTTGCCATCTATAAAAAGTTGGGACGGGAATATCAATTACCGGTACTCCTCAACAAAAAATTGATACAAATGGCGGGCCTTAAGCCCAACCAGTGTTTAAACGATACGGATTTTTGCATTGATCATGTGTATTTGGCCACCTTTGATGACTTCAAAAAAGGACATTTAAAGCCACGTTATTTGGAAATCGTGGACCAGCTCACCCCTGGCCTAAACGTAGTATTGATACATCCCGCATTTGATGATGACGAAATGAAAGCGCTAACCGTGGACCATCCAAATTTTGGTTCGGAATGGCGGCAAATGGACTATGACAGTTTTGTTGATGGGGAAACACGATCAAAACTGCTTGAAAACAAGGTAAAATTGGTCTCTTGGACGGAAATAACCCGACAATTTACAACCTAA
- a CDS encoding N-acetylmuramoyl-L-alanine amidase-like domain-containing protein, which yields MGKALFLALFLLVLVPAKGQLSCTPEDSLLFHSKMKVIDQLDLEAGDDQIVAIGKTFLGTPYVEKTLEIGETESLVINLRGLDCTTFVENVLAFSWLVKKGHSDFSTFIENLKTIRYRDGFLDGYPSRLHYFTEWIRNNNEKGLVEEITSDLGGVAVKKPINFMGTHRELYPFLADDVNYEKMVQVEKDLAKESLCILPQEDIASVEDKLENGDIIALATSIKGLDVTHTGFAIRMPDNRIHLLHASISGAVTITKEPLVDYLKKVKSNTGIIVARPTL from the coding sequence ATGGGAAAAGCACTATTTCTGGCACTATTTCTTTTGGTTTTGGTGCCTGCCAAAGGGCAATTAAGCTGCACACCGGAAGACAGCCTTCTTTTTCACTCCAAAATGAAGGTAATCGACCAATTGGACCTGGAAGCCGGGGATGATCAAATTGTGGCCATAGGCAAAACATTCCTGGGCACTCCCTATGTGGAAAAAACACTTGAAATTGGAGAAACGGAATCCCTGGTCATTAATTTACGCGGATTGGATTGTACCACTTTTGTGGAAAATGTCCTTGCATTTTCATGGCTTGTAAAAAAAGGGCATAGCGATTTTAGCACTTTTATTGAAAATTTGAAGACCATTCGGTATCGTGATGGTTTTCTGGATGGGTATCCCTCACGTTTACATTATTTTACAGAGTGGATTCGAAACAATAACGAGAAGGGTTTAGTAGAGGAAATCACCTCCGATTTGGGAGGTGTTGCAGTCAAAAAACCCATCAATTTTATGGGAACACATCGCGAACTCTATCCTTTTTTGGCGGACGATGTCAACTATGAAAAAATGGTGCAGGTAGAAAAAGACCTCGCCAAGGAATCCTTATGCATCTTACCCCAAGAAGACATAGCAAGTGTAGAGGATAAACTTGAAAATGGGGATATTATTGCCTTGGCCACCTCCATTAAAGGTTTGGACGTTACGCATACCGGATTTGCCATTCGTATGCCCGACAACCGGATCCATCTGCTGCATGCCTCCATTTCCGGAGCGGTTACCATTACCAAGGAACCGCTCGTGGACTATCTAAAAAAGGTGAAAAGCAACACGGGTATTATCGTGGCCCGACCTACACTTTAA